attctagtctcttctcattttgattttggtcttgtaaataaaatcccAGTTCAGTACAAATTCTGAGATATTTGAGCACCGCtatagtctgttttcagatttgttgttctgtggaaaaaatctGAGAAGTTGTTATAAAAAAGGCCTGAAAAGTTTAATGGATCCTGCCCTATGTGCAAGTACTAAAGGAATGTCCACAAAGTGAATGCAACACAGAACTGGGTATTTTGACGTGTTGTCGTTTAAGCATTTTCCACACTACCAAGCAAGTTCTCAGgaaatttgtttagcatttgttttcttgtttcttgTTACAGAGTGGAGGGTCTGAGCTATATTAGTTTCAACATCGAGGTGTTTCATATACCTACTTCATCATCTCTTACTTATCAGCAGTCAGTATGCGCAACACAACCAGTATTCAACCCAGGATGGCGTAGTTTGAGGGAAAGGAAATGACGGGCCCAGTTTGCAAATATATTtggttaagcagtattttctgctaaacagctttatgaaattgtggcCAGGTCTGAGCTTCTTCACTTGAAGACAAGTAATCGCAACAAtgcaatattagtattatttttattttttatttgttgcttAATAAAAGACAGACGTAAGTTTTGATACCTCGCTGCCTTTGTCCATGAGAAATTTTCTCATTAGGATGCAGTTTGGCAGAGCTGCTGAGgcataaaaaatattgcttgaaaattttctgctaagtaaaaataagcaggataaaGTCACAGATGGTGCAAATCTTTTTCTGGctagcataactttgttgtgcttttaaaagcagctctatggaattgggccctgttgcCAGTTAaactatagaccatgtgaaccttgttcacaataagtgtgaccttgtacattctttgagcattctggcaggcaagatactacactggtcctatgggaaagttgacattttgtgtcataatttccacataaaaccaagagttatgaaagaaaagatggacaagttttgagatgtgccccctttcatcatatcaaaagttgataagaactagacagtgcaatctccataaaatataagattttatgatttcttccattgagctgtgtacaaatcatgcctgcaggaagtccaggctcagtggctcttttgtaaacatgtgatgtcacaggtcacatcgtctatagtgaCTGAATCATTGTGCACTTAAGTCGGATTAATTTTTCACACCATGCCAATCTTTCACACTAACCATTTGTGCACTGCACTATGCTAAGTTTGAGAATATCCGAGTGTTGCTCAACAACTCTCATGTTGTTGCCATTCTATTGGCGTATCAGGGGCTGAGCTGTCTAACAGAGTCAAGTTATGCCCGTTTTTGGAGGGTGGCTTTGAAGTGCAGTCAAGATACTTACTTGACCgtaaattgcttctcttaatcGAGGTGTATGAAATGGGTACTGACCGAGTTGGTGTGTTCCTTGCACCATGGTTGAATTAATCCCCTTAGTGTTAATAGTGAGATGAGAAACCTTGAGGAACACCTTCATTTGACCAGTAGTATCTCAATCATACACAGTGCAATTGCTTGCTGCATGCGTTTGATTTTTTTGCATTGTTATTGAGCTTTTTTTAAGCTGTGGTTATCAGTTGGATTTTCTCTGTAACAGCATTGTTGCAAAAATGTTGTCGATTTTGTAATTACGCTTGCTTTTCTCGCCCAAGGAAAGGATCCCTCAATACTGTTTCAACTGGTTAAAAAactttctcttttgttttcaattaaaaacCCAGTAAAATAGTCATCGAACAACGCACAGTCCCTAGTATTTATACATATAGACTGACAAAAGCGAGTCACAGGAAATGTATTGTTTTGCTAATTAATATACCGTTTTATTgtacaaataatttaattaataCCTAAGCAAAGTGTTTATgttaaatctttaaaaaatatgagtacatgtacatgtattgtaaaataaaacattgttttgaaaaagaaacttacaataattaaatggacagaaattgtttgtttctttcactgGGATTTTGGTCATGATATCTGGGTAAAATAACTGTACACAATAATCCTCATGCAATGTCTAGGTTTTCTTTGTCTTACTAATGTAATAGAGCTAGATGTGTTGGTCTAAATAGAAAGCAAACTAATTACTTTTTTATTAAAGGAAATCTTAGAATCGGCGCTTgcaaaagcagggaattctgtgatTACTTTTGGCTTGTGCACACATGCATACTGCACGTTACTGGACATTCctcacttacacagctagcacagaaattcgtcagtaagcagagccatgacattgtgCCATGTCCATGAGCACTCGTTGGAATACTTATTCAATCCAACTAGATAATTCCTATTTTCTAGACACTCCCTTCATCCAGAAGCTACTCAAAACATCCATAGAGGGAGAAAGAGAGGCCCCTCACACAGTTAGAGATGTGGGCGTTCTTGTCGCCAGCGCGGTTCTCGTTGACGCATTCATGGGGTTCGTTGGCAGGATCTTAATGGGCAGATTCCAGACCAGCGTATCCACGCTCAGGGAGTTGGGACCCTGCCACATGGCAATCTCTGATTGGTCTGCTGGGATCACATGTTCTGGTGATGGATCCTTGGCGGTGATGAACTCGAAGTGAAGCCTCCATTTCAGGCaaactaaaaaaagaaagatgaaGGATATTTTAGAAAGGGTTGGTTTATGGGACAATCGTTCACAAACAGAGTGATTTTGAACTTGTATATTTGGTTAATGtgtaaaactacatgtacttgctggGTCTACTATGTTCTTTAgggaacttgtcttgctattattATATCTTGCATACAACTTTTCAGTTGATCAGCCGATTTCCTCCtttacttttcaaaacagtgccataaaaaactgaaaaaccactgtacaaaagttaagtgtgctcagccatttcctcttttttggcAATAAGCAAGTTGCATGTCTGAGATATACATGTTCAACTGCCGCAGTGTAAATTTTGTGAAATTCTGGAGATTTCTctattctaaaaagaactgtcctgctttattAACCACTACCTGGACAGAAGGTAGGTCGCTTTAGATCGAGGGAAGTTCTTGTTTTTAACTTCACTgctgcagagtgagttcttaattaaTCTCAACATTTcgagcttgctctagtcattgtcataAGACTTGGAACATTCCAGTGCacttcctggcaggcaagatactataCTAGTAAAAGATTTCCTAAGTCTCCTCTCGGATATTTTTATGAGAGACACTCTCTGGCAATCCTTGTCTTACCGATGTCCGTAATAAAGCCAGGGGTGACGTGCAGTGGAATTGGCAAGACCATGTGCGACTTGCTCATGTGGAGGCAGAATTCCTGGTGCCGACCGTGGGATGACATTGACACGCCCTGGTGGGGTTTGCGCCTACATTCCTCCGCTATGTGCTCCTCACACTGAAGAACCACCGAATACtgtagaaaaatacaaatacatttAAAACCCATCTTTTTAATTACAGAAGTGCGTAGAGACCTTATTGTATTttgcgctatacaagaactgCTTATTATTATCACATAATTACACTCTCCGTCCTAAGGGTTGAAAAGAGGCACAAATACTTTCTTGATGGATAAGACAGTCGGTTGGAAAAAAGCCTGAACTGTGAGAGCAaggcgtgaaagcttgcgagcatgAAGCTAGCTTACATACATTTGTCGTTGAtgactctgcaatctggggcattctgtatggttttatcttcatgtttttatgaatttgatcttaattATAAAGATTGGTAAAAATTTATgcatgcatttttatttttggagttggtttggggttttgttttgatttttttttaatttttctttttttttggggggggaaatTTTGTTAAATCCGGTTAAAAGAAAGACATCATATCCCTGATTCTTGGCTTGCTAGACCTTTGAAACCCTGCAGCCTGTTGTACTAAAACAAACTGCCCATAGAGCATCACTGGTTCCTCGTACCTACCTGTACACAGGGTACCGTGCAGCTCGGAGGGAACTCGATGGTTCCAATGATGTCTTCTCCCAGTTTGTATGCCGGCTTGAAGAGACAAAATCTGGCCACAGTACCATCAGCGTTCTTAATGTTGTAGGAATCTGTCGGAAACGGATTCAGttacaaatcaaaacaatactTGATTTCTCTAAATAGATTTAAGGGACGGTAATAAGTTGGGTGATCACTCTTTAAATTGaaggcaataaaaacctttggttagAGCCCTTCAGCAGCGTTTGATAGTATCAAGAATTTTGAGAATCGTTTCTCTTCGAAGTAACATGGgtatgtaaaaagataacacAATTGCTGCCAAAATTTGACTGCGAGAAGCGTTACCGCTTTGAATAACTGTTCACACGTTGattgtttggtatttttattGCAAAACAGAAGATTAGAATACATTTACTCTTCCAAAAGGTATTCTTCCTGTAAagtctttatttaattttggtcagtaatacttcttttttttttcattctcaaTTTCCTATTTCCTACTGGGAATTAGGTTggctgcctttcacctctgtggactcGAATCGAATCCAATCtcagaccccttgcatgtggattgggttttcagtccctaactGATTGCATGAGTTTTCCTCCCGCATgtgaaactgaacatttcttcttgtttcctatccATCATGTTAATGGCGCTCATTGTGCTGTTGGGTGTGTACTAAAAAGTGAACTTTTCCTACTTGGGTTTTTCCTTGAGGTGACTGTGTTGAGAACCTGGGTGGCAAGATCAAGAAAGGTGTTCTGAGTTCTCTCCTCGGCCAGGAACGGATTACTGGATGCTGTCGTGTCTTCCTGCTCGGGCAAACTGGTGTCACCCAAACCTGAAAAGTCAGAAAGGAAAACTGTTCAGAACGAATTCGAATGTCATGACAGTGgctaagagcatcaaattcatgttctggtggttaagtcatcggagtgtgggttcgaatctcagtcattgcacttgtgtccttgagcaagatgctttacaattgcttctctttacgtggggtataaataggtacctgcatgtttgaaaaagccttctgagAGCCAGGGTAGCTTgggcacgcagcacgcaacattcccagtttgatttttacggcacatgcacgcacacacgcacgcacatgcgcacagacgccattttgtaggtcagatatttgaatggtgaaatcatattcaatacggtctatacttGATCGTGTTTTGCTCTCGAACATCTTCACTCACCGTACAGGAAGAGAACTCTGAATGGTACTCTGAGAAGCCTGATGGGGCAGTTAACTCGCTGCGTGCCGATGGTGACCTTGTAGGAGTACTTCACAGCCTGCCCTCTGTAGGATGGGGGTGCATCATTCGGGATTGTCTCATGGTAAAGGACTGCAAAGGTTtacagaaaataattattgaaaaagtcaatttttttttaaaacaacttatCTGAGCATCTTTACCCGCTCCTTCCGGAAACAATCTAGACaacttgaaatattgttcaagAGAAATTAAACCAAAAGCGTACAGAAATGGCTGAAATCAGCATAACTCCAAACTTATTCATTATTTGCAGGCGTGGAACTTCAGGGATCCCACAGAGACAGAGTTTACCCACATGGTTGTCTCACATTTATACCCTATTTTTACCCGGTACATGCCATAACCCTTTGGTTGTAGACCTTCGGGCAGGACCGCTTGTTGGAGAGGAGCGTACGGGTGTATATCAAGACAGAATCAACTTGCATCAAATTTTCCTTTGACTcacatgtttttctttctccagGTTTAAGGTTCAGATCGCAGAAGAGTATCTTGGGCTCTGTTGACAGGATGCAGTTCCCCTTCTCTcctgacaaaaataaaatcaccgAGGATTCTTGAGTTTTGTCTCTACAGTAGTCTCACTATGGAAACTTTGTGGAAAGAGCCAGTTTGGCGAAAGATTGTGAGGCAGGTGTAGAAAAGCTTGTATGTTTGTAGAGTTTGTAGTACTTTGTTATATTGTTTATATTTCCCCCCATAAGTGAGTTCCCCCAGTGTTGAGTTTTGCTTGGCAGTCCATTAATACAGGTGTTTTCACACTAACCAAGTGCAGCAAAAGTAATAGGGTTTGAGTGATCACCGGagcattattttttgttatgcaagtcgccagacacacaaggcctgaaggccacttcaaggtgtgggctacaattgttttgtttttccagaggcagttgccacctactcctagggctgaaacagggttaccccttttacagtccatacggatgtaaaGGCATGGGTAGCATCAGTCCGAaacctggccggtagagcataaagcactacctccccaattttatgtagcaagtgtcatgacagggattcgaacccgcactctgctgatcaaacattagagcttgaatccagtgctcttaaccgctcggccatgacatgccacatGGTCTATAGGCCACATTACCTGTGATGTCTCTTGAAACAGATAAGATAAGAATTTATTCAGTCaatgttaaaaagttaaaaaccaaaacatcaaAGCACCTACCCCTACTGGGTGCAAAGCTTGTGTTGCCAGAACTCTGCAGTAACTCCAGTTCCTCCGACTTTTCGCTGATTGGTATTTTAGGCAACATGACCTTTGACGCACTGATGTGACATTGACAATGAAGCTGGGCGCTTGCCCAAGCGAGGGATTGGACACCACTGTGTAAAGAAGGAGAACAAATCGAGGAAATTGTTAAAAAGAGTGTTTGGAAGATTTTTTTTGAGATTGGGTGATACTCCGATTTTGTAATCAGTTGGTGATGAGCAGCAATTATGCGTCTTACCCAAGGAAGAGCATAACCGTCTTGACCAAAACTCAAACCGTACTGCTTTGAGCTACATGTAGAACTTGTCGAGTTGCTGGAACTTGTCAAGTCACTAGAAGTTGAGTACGGTGGGCTATACCACTCGGGTAGACACAACTAAACTTAAAGTGAAATACCCCCAGCATGGTTTAATGTAAACTTTTTTCAATGACTAGCCAGCTAGGCCAGTTTGCAACTATCTTGTCTTTTCACTAGCACGCCAGTTGTTTCACTAGTCGAAGTGCTTTTAACATGAAACAGGGACGCTTCTCAATACTGAACTTTAGCCAGCTGAACCACTTGGAGAGACTTTTACTGGTCCTCCTCAGGTGTCTAACTACCATTTGGCaagcggaccactgttaagggagagcGCTGCATACTCACCCAGGGCTGGTGCTATTAGAGCTGTTTGCCGGACAAGAGAATGTGACATTGCACTCTAACACTTCCCCAGCCAGGAAAGTGACACCTCTCACTAAATTAGCACTGACGTCAATCATGATCACACGGACTGGTTGGCCGACTAGTTAGTTATCCTACAACAACTGGGAATAGAAAATAAGTTTGAAATgtatgaaaaaaatcaaaatcctTCAAGCTCCTAATTGTGATATTATTTATAACAATCTCAGCATAGCGATCAGGGCCTAGTAAAGCTATTTAGTTAGCAGAAACtgttgcttgaaaaaaaattctttgcaaAAAGTGAGTTGGGCActagccacaacaatgcaaacacaTATTTTGGTTCACTGTTCCCCCGTggttaaacctgtgaaaaagtttccgtatggcaccaccactttttcattcgatatgaaacaatagtgtatctaatttaccttattaatgagatatcccttttttttgtaaacatgagtgaaaaagtggtggcaccatatgAAAAGTTAATTATTATCATATATATTAGCAAGTGTTTACAAGTGCTTCACATCATGTATCAACAGTTACAATACAacagacagtagacactatcaTTGTATCAATGAGTGTGGTGTGGTGTGACTGGTAGGCTTTAAACTGGGCCCGTATAACCTGTGACACAGATAGATATATGGTTTCCTTACTTCAAATAAAAAAGATAAGATGAAATTGAGTTACTTAATTCATCTAATAAAACAAAGTTCAATTTCAAATTAgaattgttaatgttattgaATTATTGAATTTACAACATTCAATCAAACTCAAAGCAATTTTCAATTCTTCCTTGCCAATAAAATGCACAGTTCTGCACAAGTTGAGCGAATCATGTACTTGTTACTTACCGATTGAACTCACTGGGTAGAGTACGAGGTATACAGGTCTAAaaataaaagtagaaaacagggttttttttcaactcaTTTGCTTGGGATCACATTCCTTCCATCCAGTCCACAGCACAGTCAACACGTATGTGAGTCTCGCCTCGACTCACTCGCTCGAGTGTGTATGCAGGGTACCGGATGCGTTTAAAGCAATAATACTATCACTCTCAAAACGGTCAATCCTCCTCAGAAACCATGCACTACAAGAAGGTCAACGGAAATTCAGGTCAACTTCCCACAATCCTGTCGCATTATTTACCTTTTTCATTTTCAGCGCACGGCCGGCCATCCAGAGCATGCAACATCAGCACTTGTGGTAGTGCTAGCAGAAAGCTAAACGCAGGAGCGAAACTTCACACAGTTATTCCCTGCAAAATAAGTAGTATTTTTCACTCTAACATCTTGCTGTGGTAGTGTTATTGTGTAACTGACTTCTGACTTGATAAAACTTTTATAAAGTTCCATAGTTCCAGTCGGTCACAGCCGACTACAGTACATACACGGCCACGTACACGTCTAGTCTGTCACACATAGTCGTCACCCTACTGAGATGAGGTAGTCGTCACACTACTGAGGTTCCACACTGTCTGCAAAACTCTAGCTCTTGACAAACTTAGGAAGGCGCCGTTTTTGGAATCTCCAATCTTTACCGAATCGAATCCAACCAAAAAGCAATTATGGATTGGGTGCAGCTCTTATCGAATGTCACAATTTGCTGTACAATTGGGATGTTTATGGCAGGAATGTGAGTCATCcataatttataaatttattttaacaatcTTACTACTTAGtttataattttttgtaattaataatattaaaatttaattattttaaacaatcatCTGCATGACAATTAATGTTCATTAATTATGGCACTAGCAAAATTTGACCATTTGCAGATatgctatttatttttttaagccaACAAACATGCTATTGCTAGTTATTGCTAGCACGTACTACACTGAGTGTTACTGTTTGACGCACAAGTAAAGGTACAGCtgacattattaatattatttattttaaagacagtggacactattggtaattgtcaaagaccagtcctctcactcaatttgcgctcaattggtcgtccaagttgcgagaaaataatgaaagaaaaaacacccttgtcactagccccacttgtgtggccaaggattcagctatc
Above is a genomic segment from Asterias rubens chromosome 10, eAstRub1.3, whole genome shotgun sequence containing:
- the LOC117295340 gene encoding RAB6A-GEF complex partner protein 2-like is translated as MIDVSANLVRGVTFLAGEVLECNVTFSCPANSSNSTSPGGVQSLAWASAQLHCQCHISASKVMLPKIPISEKSEELELLQSSGNTSFAPSRGEKGNCILSTEPKILFCDLNLKPGERKTFLYHETIPNDAPPSYRGQAVKYSYKVTIGTQRVNCPIRLLRVPFRVLFLYGLGDTSLPEQEDTTASSNPFLAEERTQNTFLDLATQVLNTVTSRKNPNSYNIKNADGTVARFCLFKPAYKLGEDIIGTIEFPPSCTVPCVQYSVVLQCEEHIAEECRRKPHQGVSMSSHGRHQEFCLHMSKSHMVLPIPLHVTPGFITDIVCLKWRLHFEFITAKDPSPEHVIPADQSEIAMWQGPNSLSVDTLVWNLPIKILPTNPMNASTRTALATRTPTSLTV